The genome window TGCTATTCTCATTTGCAGGAGCTTACAGGAAGATTGCCTAAGGAATATCCCCTGGCCACAGGTGAGAAGGTTCCTCACGTGCGACGGCGTGTTGGGACAGCCTTCAAACTGGATGATCTTTTCCCCTATGATGAGGTGAATGCAGATATTTGTTTGTGCTGTGGTTTTGCTGTGTGAGGCTGCTGTGACACTTGAAACACCATTAGTGCCCCACTGTTGTTGTTTAGCTACGGCTCATTTAGATCAGCTGACTTTTTAAAGTGAGGCTTTTGGAGTTCAGTTCTGTTTTTGAGGCCTACACTGTGTAACATATCATATGAGACTCTTATGGGGAGCTGTACCTAGTTTCTGTCTTTAACTAAAGATGAGTATATAAAATGACTCTAAAAGACtgatgtctttgtgtttttagcTTTGAGTGCTTTATGTCTGTTTCTTTGTTCATATGGGTGCCTCTGCTCCAACAagatctgtgtgttttttggaaaGTCCCCATTAACTGTGTCAGTCTTGTGTTTTCCTACAGGATCCACATCTGAGGAATCTGGAGAGTCGGTTTGCCTTGCAGCAAAAGATTGTGGAAGCAGCCATGAAGCTAGCCAATGAGGCTGACCTGTGCAAGACtgtgaaaaggaaaaggaagcaCAACTATCTTGACGCTATGAGAAACCTGGAAGAGATTGAGAAACAGATCAACGACTACAGGGTCAAAAAAGGACAGAAACCCACTCAGAGAGCCTCACTGATCTTACGAGGTAGATTTCACGAACAGTGGCAGTGACACATACTTGCATATCAGAGCTTGTAGAACATTAGTCATAGTGAGACAAGACTGTGGATAATAATATCAGAGACATTTCTTAGAACacttgtctctctctgtcctctGACCAGATGATCCCCAGCCTTCAGAACTCAGCTCGCTATCTGACAGCCTCACTCTGGATGATGGTTAGTGTGCTCAGTGTGCATGTGCTTCCTAAATCCCATCTCATTTATGAATGAGTTATACTTAAAACAATGACTTTTCACTCCCAGATGATGAGCTTGGCTCCCAGAGGCAGCGGTCTCGTTCAGTCCAATACTCCCCCAGACCACACCACGCAGACACTCTGGATGCTCATTACAATAAAGACAGACGAGCCTCTGCCAATGACCAGCTCGCAGACAGCAGGTATGCGACCAGCACCCACACTCATGGAGCATACTTTATTAGTGTCCTAACACTGTGACTGAAGAGGAGACTGAATGTGAGCAACTACACAACTCTGTTCAGACACAGTATACAGGCAGAGCTCAACACACAGGCAGTTGGAAGTATGCGTGTAAAATgctagaaaataaaaacaaagatacaTGTAGGCAAGTTGAGAGAACCACTGGATTGATGGGTATGATGACTGATGACAGGGAAACATGGCTGAACTGTTTTTCTGTGGAGATACGCAATGCCTGTTGTTTCTCCAGGGGCCTGAAGCGTGAAGCTAGTACAGACCTGTAGAGTAGATCCAGAGCTACATTCCTGACAGTCAAcctcctccctccttctcctgcCTCTCCAACAGTCTGCTTATCAGCCCAAACACACCGGCTTTAAAAATAGATGAAAAAACAACATGTCTCTGCCTGTAAAGGAGCAAACAACAATCCCAAGCTGAGAGGAAAAGGGAAACAGAAGGCGGTGCTGGAAATGTTGTTTAAACACCAGCTACTGCGTTAGTGTTTAGAGTGGTGCGGGTGATGTTTTACTCTCAGGTTCATTTAAAAGAAGGGTGGTAAAAGTCATAATGCTTGCTGCTGCATGAAAAGATTAATGGTCTATGCAGTGGAACTCATTCAGGTGTAAGGAATGACTAAAGTGCCGCAGTCGAGCAaaccctgttttgttttttccttttttttttcttcctttcctaGATTTACTGTCAAGAAGATAGTGGTGTTAATCATCTGAACATATTTCCTATCTGTGTTCTAGATTACATTATGACCAAGACCAGGAAGCGCACCATTACAGTCACAATGACACCTTATCGGTCTACAGCAGCCCATGTAAAGCAGCTTCCAGGCAGCCACGTGATGCACGCAGCATGCCACCCACTCCCCTCCTCACCCGCAACGCATACAGCAGCACACAGCTGAGGTATGAGCTTTATGTAGTTCTTTCATTATTTTGAAGACCCGCTTCATAAACGGCTCTTATGCATTACATTCACTAAACTTTAATTTTAATTGCAGATCAGAGGATTCTCCACAACACTTCCGCCAGCGTAGCGGGAGTCTGGAGTCACAGTCTCAGCTCATGATCGAGACCAAACCATCCATGCCAACACTGACTGTCCCGTCAGCTCGACGCAGCAACAGCACCGAGATGCTCGATGACGGTTCCTCCTACACAAGCCAGTCTAGTGTGGAATACAGCGTCCCTGGTAACCACCACACCCACGGGCGCAGAGTGCGCGGGCGCCACAGAAAAGACATGTACGCCAACACGGGCAGCATGCCCAACCTGGCTCAGCCAGACACTCGGTGCTATGGCTACCAGCCTCGGGCTCGGCCCACCACAACAGCCTACTATGTCACAGGCTATCCCAACTACGCAGAACCGGAGCCTTACTCCAATGGAGTCTATGTTTACGACAATGAAATGGAGGGACACTATAATGTTAACCCTTCCTACCACCACACCCAAACAGCTTATCAAAGCCCCAGCGTGTATGGTCACTACGGTAATGACGAGATAGACGGTGCATCACAGAACGTGTACGCCACGATACGGCCATCCAGGCAGCGTCCAGTGCCTCGAAGCAACGAACAGATCAACAAGAACATCCAGAAGGCCCTGGTGGCTGAACACTTGAGAGGCTGGTACAAACGTAACACTGCACAAAAACAGGCTGCGTACGACTATGAGTATGACAGAGGCTCCCAGCAGAGTCTGGGCTATCCAACCACACATGCACCACAAGCCTACAGCAGCAGGAACCTTTCCTACTCGTCAGGTTAGACAATTTCACAATGTCCTCTGAATTATGTTTCTAACACTGGTTCTACATGTTGGTGGGTTGTTTTCTGACTTGTACCATTTTTCTGCCATGTCCTCAGTAGcctccagtggaaactggcacAGTCACATGACCGGCAGTGCTATGCTGGAATATGACATGCCCGTGCATGCACCGCAGTCTTTCCCTTACAGCACAGCCTCCTACGCCCACTCCACCCACAGCAGGTAAGATGGGAAAAACCTGGCCCTCAGCTCTTCTACTTATCCAATAAGCCACTCCCTGATCCTTCTTATCCTCAGAGTTAAGTGCTAGTGTTTAATTACCTAGAGGGAATGGCTACAGAAAACACGAGCTGCTATTTGGTGTTTTATCCCTTACACCCATCAGCAATGTGAAATAATGTGTTGCCAatttcatcttttctttacCTTCACCTATAAATTATGAAACTGAATCCACAAACAGGCCAGTGTTTAATTTCACAGCCGTATTCATTGATGGGATTAGAGGATCTGTGCTGCCCGCAGTCAGTTCCTCCTAAGAGCTTAAAAATGGTTCTGCTCTCCCTAACTGTCCACTGGCCCCTGCTCTCTTATAGATATGGCGACTCCTGGCACAGCCCTGATGGCCAGAGGTGCTGTGCCTTTATCCCTGCTAGTTCTTCCTCCTCTGGTTATCCTTCCACTTCCTCCCTGCCCTCTTCTtcctttccctcctcctccccctcctcctacTACTCCCCTGGCTGTCGGGTCAGGCAGGTGGCCTCCAGCCCTGCGCAGCCACAATCCTCCAGAGGGCACAGGCTCAGTAAGGTGTCTTTTTCTAAAGGTAGCTCATAGTAAGTAAACAGCATCGGCCAGACCCCGTGCAGTTGCTTCTTTTAGTGTGCCCGCAGTCTGACTCGTGAGTCTGCTTGTTGATGTTTTGAAGTGAACTTTGCATTTTTGAGATGTTTGACTGATCATTCAGTGTCATGTCTGATACTGTGATTGCATGGCTTTcttaagaaaaaatataaaaatatataaatatgcttGTCCTACTTCCTCCTCAACTGCCACATTGTCATCCAGTGGTCACATTTCTCCGCAGTCTTCCTTTACTGTcaagattttgtttgtttttgtttgtttgttttttccctccacTCTTTGCCCATGCGCTTTCATTCACCACTGACCTTTGCCCCCCTCTCATGCACAGATGTCTCCCAGAGTTTGAGTGGCGAGGATGTGATAGGATGGCATGCCCCCCTGGGTATTTAGAGAGGTGTGGTGGTGCTTCCTATGCTACTGACCAGGAAAATTATCCCCTCCCCCCCAATAATCAAAGTCACAGGAGAGAAGAAAGGGTGAGAAAGTGTAAAAACTTCCCCACATGGTGATGGTGATGTGTTAATTTTTATGCATAGCAGGGACTGACAGAAAGCACCAGATCATTTGATTTCACTGACGAACTTTGGTGCCtcgtggtggtggtgggagaGCACTTGTGTGGCAAAGGGAAAATGTGACCCCTGAGCACTGTTGCATTGGAAGgccatgtgtttgtgtataGACGGctattgtgtctgtgtgcatctgCCTTATAACTGGGTGAGAATGTTTGACCCTGGCTTTGAAATCAGCATTCACATTACAAAATCTGAAACACAGGTGATGGCTCACATTGCTGTTTTATATTGACATTTTACCTTTGTAGTTTAGATGCACAGCCCAGGGTTAATCGATTCTAACCCCGTAGTCAGTCACAGTCAGCAGTTTGCAGcctaatgtgtttgttttgtgtgttcattACAGATCCTATATAGATGTCAGCCAAATGGACTCCCACATCAACAGCCAAATGCACACTAACATGGACCCCGAAGAACAGCTTTACTGGCATGAAGACTCAAAACCAGGAACAATAGTTTAGCCGGATACCTTACAACTGTGCAAAAACTTCACCTTGACAAAACGTCACTGTGCCTTAAACTGCACTTACCTGTTTTGTAATTTCCTTGTAAAAGGAACCCAAAGAATGAAGGAATTTAACTTCTGTGGAACTCAGCACGTTAAATGAAGTATTCTCATTTCTGGATCTCTTGAACGCAGTTGCCAAACTGATGCCCATCCCTGTATTTTAAATCACAACAAGAACCCCATTGGAGTGTCTAATCATGGGGTTGCGAGTGTTTGTAGTGATGGGACCTGTGCACTGAAACTATACCAAGCCCTGCAGTGGACTGAATGGTATAGCAAAGGGTATAGCATTACTCTTTAGAGATACTGAACCAAGGACGAAAACTGTCTCTCTAAGAGGATACCGAGCggcaatgaacaaagaacatgaCTGATCCTGTTGTGCTACTTGCACACTCATATGAACACTGtaaccatgaaggattagacACGGATTTATAAGGTCATTAATGAAGCACTGAACTCGTTAAATAGGAGTCGAGAGAAAAGGCTACTTCCGGAAACATTCTGCAGTCACCTGATCCACGTTTCTATTACAACATCTGTTACCGTTCCGGTCTCTACACTCGTTTGTCATTTACAAAGTATTCAGTTTGCTTCACTGTCAATACTTACACCATAATTGAGCCAAATGCTTATTTGTTGCACCACTTAAGTATTACCTGAGTCACCAGTTTCGAATATTACTGCCTCTGTGGGAAGATAGAAAaaccagttttgttt of Maylandia zebra isolate NMK-2024a linkage group LG5, Mzebra_GT3a, whole genome shotgun sequence contains these proteins:
- the frmd4ba gene encoding FERM domain-containing protein 4B isoform X4, whose protein sequence is MAVRIIRGMEDLVASGSQLVWSLAHQTLRSWYNRGLMPCRRFLEAWFRIGKCYQMTEGRLCQVHLLDDRKLELLVQPKLLSRELLDLVASHFNLKEKEYFGLCFIDDTGQSNWLQLDRKVLDHYFSKTSGPLELKFLVRFYIEKITLLKDNTTVELFFLNAKSLVFNETIEVESENVFKLAAFALQEAKGDYSSAETATSDLKQLPVLPTRVLREHPSLNYCEEKVIEHYKKLIGLTRGQAIVQYLALVESLPTYGVHYYPVKDKQGIPWWLGVSYKGIGQYDWQDKLKPRQLFQWKQLENLYFREKKFSVEVNDPHRRAVTKRTFGQSGLVIHTWYASHSLIKTIWVMAISQHQFYLDMKQSKSKMTTTRSSGDIAVDLTEISAPRITKLSSIESKNHLIMASNGSLISTGSADSEVSEEQKKEKIAELKKKEKELQDKLSAKLEELKKICLREAELTGRLPKEYPLATGEKVPHVRRRVGTAFKLDDLFPYDEDPHLRNLESRFALQQKIVEAAMKLANEADLCKTVKRKRKHNYLDAMRNLEEIEKQINDYRVKKGQKPTQRASLILRDDPQPSELSSLSDSLTLDDDDELGSQRQRSRSVQYSPRPHHADTLDAHYNKDRRASANDQLADSRLHYDQDQEAHHYSHNDTLSVYSSPCKAASRQPRDARSMPPTPLLTRNAYSSTQLRSEDSPQHFRQRSGSLESQSQLMIETKPSMPTLTVPSARRSNSTEMLDDGSSYTSQSSVEYSVPGNHHTHGRRVRGRHRKDMYANTGSMPNLAQPDTRCYGYQPRARPTTTAYYVTGYPNYAEPEPYSNGVYVYDNEMEGHYNVNPSYHHTQTAYQSPSVYGHYGNDEIDGASQNVYATIRPSRQRPVPRSNEQINKNIQKALVAEHLRGWYKRNTAQKQAAYDYEYDRGSQQSLGYPTTHAPQAYSSRNLSYSSASSGNWHSHMTGSAMLEYDMPVHAPQSFPYSTASYAHSTHSRCLPEFEWRGCDRMACPPGYLERCGGASYATDQENYPLPPNNQSHRREERILYRCQPNGLPHQQPNAH
- the frmd4ba gene encoding FERM domain-containing protein 4B isoform X5; this encodes MAVRIIRGMEDLVASGSQLVWSLAHQTLRSWYNRGLMPCRRFLEAWFRIGKCYQMTEGRLCQVHLLDDRKLELLVQPKLLSRELLDLVASHFNLKEKEYFGLCFIDDTGQSNWLQLDRKVLDHYFSKTSGPLELKFLVRFYIEKITLLKDNTTVELFFLNAKSLVFNETIEVESENVFKLAAFALQEAKGDYSSAETATSDLKQLPVLPTRVLREHPSLNYCEEKVIEHYKKLIGLTRGQAIVQYLALVESLPTYGVHYYPVKDKQGIPWWLGVSYKGIGQYDWQDKLKPRQLFQWKQLENLYFREKKFSVEVNDPHRRAVTKRTFGQSGLVIHTWYASHSLIKTIWVMAISQHQFYLDMKQSKSKMTTTRSSGDIAVDLTEISAPRITKLSSIESKNHLIMASNGSLISTGSADSEVSEEQKKEKIAELKKKEKELQDKLSAKLEELKKICLREAELTGRLPKEYPLATGEKVPHVRRRVGTAFKLDDLFPYDEDPHLRNLESRFALQQKIVEAAMKLANEADLCKTVKRKRKHNYLDAMRNLEEIEKQINDYRVKKGQKPTQRASLILRDDPQPSELSSLSDSLTLDDDDELGSQRQRSRSVQYSPRPHHADTLDAHYNKDRRASANDQLADSRLHYDQDQEAHHYSHNDTLSVYSSPCKAASRQPRDARSMPPTPLLTRNAYSSTQLRSEDSPQHFRQRSGSLESQSQLMIETKPSMPTLTVPSARRSNSTEMLDDGSSYTSQSSVEYSVPGNHHTHGRRVRGRHRKDMYANTGSMPNLAQPDTRCYGYQPRARPTTTAYYVTGYPNYAEPEPYSNGVYVYDNEMEGHYNVNPSYHHTQTAYQSPSVYGHYGNDEIDGASQNVYATIRPSRQRPVPRSNEQINKNIQKALVAEHLRGWYKRNTAQKQAAYDYEYDRGSQQSLGYPTTHAPQAYSSRNLSYSSVASSGNWHSHMTGSAMLEYDMPVHAPQSFPYSTASYAHSTHSRSYIDVSQMDSHINSQMHTNMDPEEQLYWHEDSKPGTIV
- the frmd4ba gene encoding FERM domain-containing protein 4B isoform X2 codes for the protein MAVRIIRGMEDLVASGSQLVWSLAHQTLRSWYNRGLMPCRRFLEAWFRIGKCYQMTEGRLCQVHLLDDRKLELLVQPKLLSRELLDLVASHFNLKEKEYFGLCFIDDTGQSNWLQLDRKVLDHYFSKTSGPLELKFLVRFYIEKITLLKDNTTVELFFLNAKSLVFNETIEVESENVFKLAAFALQEAKGDYSSAETATSDLKQLPVLPTRVLREHPSLNYCEEKVIEHYKKLIGLTRGQAIVQYLALVESLPTYGVHYYPVKDKQGIPWWLGVSYKGIGQYDWQDKLKPRQLFQWKQLENLYFREKKFSVEVNDPHRRAVTKRTFGQSGLVIHTWYASHSLIKTIWVMAISQHQFYLDMKQSKSKMTTTRSSGDIAVDLTEISAPRITKLSSIESKNHLIMASNGSLISTGSADSEVSEEQKKEKIAELKKKEKELQDKLSAKLEELKKICLREAELTGRLPKEYPLATGEKVPHVRRRVGTAFKLDDLFPYDEDPHLRNLESRFALQQKIVEAAMKLANEADLCKTVKRKRKHNYLDAMRNLEEIEKQINDYRVKKGQKPTQRASLILRDDPQPSELSSLSDSLTLDDDDELGSQRQRSRSVQYSPRPHHADTLDAHYNKDRRASANDQLADSRLHYDQDQEAHHYSHNDTLSVYSSPCKAASRQPRDARSMPPTPLLTRNAYSSTQLRSEDSPQHFRQRSGSLESQSQLMIETKPSMPTLTVPSARRSNSTEMLDDGSSYTSQSSVEYSVPGNHHTHGRRVRGRHRKDMYANTGSMPNLAQPDTRCYGYQPRARPTTTAYYVTGYPNYAEPEPYSNGVYVYDNEMEGHYNVNPSYHHTQTAYQSPSVYGHYGNDEIDGASQNVYATIRPSRQRPVPRSNEQINKNIQKALVAEHLRGWYKRNTAQKQAAYDYEYDRGSQQSLGYPTTHAPQAYSSRNLSYSSVASSGNWHSHMTGSAMLEYDMPVHAPQSFPYSTASYAHSTHSRYGDSWHSPDGQRCCAFIPASSSSSGYPSTSSLPSSSFPSSSPSSYYSPGCRVRQVASSPAQPQSSRGHRLSKVSFSKDPI
- the frmd4ba gene encoding FERM domain-containing protein 4B isoform X6, whose translation is MAVRIIRGMEDLVASGSQLVWSLAHQTLRSWYNRGLMPCRRFLEAWFRIGKCYQMTEGRLCQVHLLDDRKLELLVQPKLLSRELLDLVASHFNLKEKEYFGLCFIDDTGQSNWLQLDRKVLDHYFSKTSGPLELKFLVRFYIEKITLLKDNTTVELFFLNAKSLVFNETIEVESENVFKLAAFALQEAKGDYSSAETATSDLKQLPVLPTRVLREHPSLNYCEEKVIEHYKKLIGLTRGQAIVQYLALVESLPTYGVHYYPVKDKQGIPWWLGVSYKGIGQYDWQDKLKPRQLFQWKQLENLYFREKKFSVEVNDPHRRAVTKRTFGQSGLVIHTWYASHSLIKTIWVMAISQHQFYLDMKQSKSKMTTTRSSGDIAVDLTEISAPRITKLSSIESKNHLIMASNGSLISTGSADSEVSEEQKKEKIAELKKKEKELQDKLSAKLEELKKICLREAELTGRLPKEYPLATGEKVPHVRRRVGTAFKLDDLFPYDEDPHLRNLESRFALQQKIVEAAMKLANEADLCKTVKRKRKHNYLDAMRNLEEIEKQINDYRVKKGQKPTQRASLILRDDPQPSELSSLSDSLTLDDDDELGSQRQRSRSVQYSPRPHHADTLDAHYNKDRRASANDQLADSRLHYDQDQEAHHYSHNDTLSVYSSPCKAASRQPRDARSMPPTPLLTRNAYSSTQLRSEDSPQHFRQRSGSLESQSQLMIETKPSMPTLTVPSARRSNSTEMLDDGSSYTSQSSVEYSVPGNHHTHGRRVRGRHRKDMYANTGSMPNLAQPDTRCYGYQPRARPTTTAYYVTGYPNYAEPEPYSNGVYVYDNEMEGHYNVNPSYHHTQTAYQSPSVYGHYGNDEIDGASQNVYATIRPSRQRPVPRSNEQINKNIQKALVAEHLRGWYKRNTAQKQAAYDYEYDRGSQQSLGYPTTHAPQAYSSRNLSYSSASSGNWHSHMTGSAMLEYDMPVHAPQSFPYSTASYAHSTHSRSYIDVSQMDSHINSQMHTNMDPEEQLYWHEDSKPGTIV
- the frmd4ba gene encoding FERM domain-containing protein 4B isoform X1, giving the protein MAVRIIRGMEDLVASGSQLVWSLAHQTLRSWYNRGLMPCRRFLEAWFRIGKCYQMTEGRLCQVHLLDDRKLELLVQPKLLSRELLDLVASHFNLKEKEYFGLCFIDDTGQSNWLQLDRKVLDHYFSKTSGPLELKFLVRFYIEKITLLKDNTTVELFFLNAKSLVFNETIEVESENVFKLAAFALQEAKGDYSSAETATSDLKQLPVLPTRVLREHPSLNYCEEKVIEHYKKLIGLTRGQAIVQYLALVESLPTYGVHYYPVKDKQGIPWWLGVSYKGIGQYDWQDKLKPRQLFQWKQLENLYFREKKFSVEVNDPHRRAVTKRTFGQSGLVIHTWYASHSLIKTIWVMAISQHQFYLDMKQSKSKMTTTRSSGDIAVDLTEISAPRITKLSSIESKNHLIMASNGSLISTGSADSEVSEEQKKEKIAELKKKEKELQDKLSAKLEELKKICLREAELTGRLPKEYPLATGEKVPHVRRRVGTAFKLDDLFPYDEDPHLRNLESRFALQQKIVEAAMKLANEADLCKTVKRKRKHNYLDAMRNLEEIEKQINDYRVKKGQKPTQRASLILRDDPQPSELSSLSDSLTLDDDDELGSQRQRSRSVQYSPRPHHADTLDAHYNKDRRASANDQLADSRLHYDQDQEAHHYSHNDTLSVYSSPCKAASRQPRDARSMPPTPLLTRNAYSSTQLRSEDSPQHFRQRSGSLESQSQLMIETKPSMPTLTVPSARRSNSTEMLDDGSSYTSQSSVEYSVPGNHHTHGRRVRGRHRKDMYANTGSMPNLAQPDTRCYGYQPRARPTTTAYYVTGYPNYAEPEPYSNGVYVYDNEMEGHYNVNPSYHHTQTAYQSPSVYGHYGNDEIDGASQNVYATIRPSRQRPVPRSNEQINKNIQKALVAEHLRGWYKRNTAQKQAAYDYEYDRGSQQSLGYPTTHAPQAYSSRNLSYSSVASSGNWHSHMTGSAMLEYDMPVHAPQSFPYSTASYAHSTHSRYGDSWHSPDGQRCCAFIPASSSSSGYPSTSSLPSSSFPSSSPSSYYSPGCRVRQVASSPAQPQSSRGHRLSKVSFSKGSS
- the frmd4ba gene encoding FERM domain-containing protein 4B isoform X3 encodes the protein MAVRIIRGMEDLVASGSQLVWSLAHQTLRSWYNRGLMPCRRFLEAWFRIGKCYQMTEGRLCQVHLLDDRKLELLVQPKLLSRELLDLVASHFNLKEKEYFGLCFIDDTGQSNWLQLDRKVLDHYFSKTSGPLELKFLVRFYIEKITLLKDNTTVELFFLNAKSLVFNETIEVESENVFKLAAFALQEAKGDYSSAETATSDLKQLPVLPTRVLREHPSLNYCEEKVIEHYKKLIGLTRGQAIVQYLALVESLPTYGVHYYPVKDKQGIPWWLGVSYKGIGQYDWQDKLKPRQLFQWKQLENLYFREKKFSVEVNDPHRRAVTKRTFGQSGLVIHTWYASHSLIKTIWVMAISQHQFYLDMKQSKSKMTTTRSSGDIAVDLTEISAPRITKLSSIESKNHLIMASNGSLISTGSADSEVSEEQKKEKIAELKKKEKELQDKLSAKLEELKKICLREAELTGRLPKEYPLATGEKVPHVRRRVGTAFKLDDLFPYDEDPHLRNLESRFALQQKIVEAAMKLANEADLCKTVKRKRKHNYLDAMRNLEEIEKQINDYRVKKGQKPTQRASLILRDDPQPSELSSLSDSLTLDDDDELGSQRQRSRSVQYSPRPHHADTLDAHYNKDRRASANDQLADSRLHYDQDQEAHHYSHNDTLSVYSSPCKAASRQPRDARSMPPTPLLTRNAYSSTQLRSEDSPQHFRQRSGSLESQSQLMIETKPSMPTLTVPSARRSNSTEMLDDGSSYTSQSSVEYSVPGNHHTHGRRVRGRHRKDMYANTGSMPNLAQPDTRCYGYQPRARPTTTAYYVTGYPNYAEPEPYSNGVYVYDNEMEGHYNVNPSYHHTQTAYQSPSVYGHYGNDEIDGASQNVYATIRPSRQRPVPRSNEQINKNIQKALVAEHLRGWYKRNTAQKQAAYDYEYDRGSQQSLGYPTTHAPQAYSSRNLSYSSVASSGNWHSHMTGSAMLEYDMPVHAPQSFPYSTASYAHSTHSRCLPEFEWRGCDRMACPPGYLERCGGASYATDQENYPLPPNNQSHRREERILYRCQPNGLPHQQPNAH